The Glycine soja cultivar W05 chromosome 8, ASM419377v2, whole genome shotgun sequence genome has a window encoding:
- the LOC114421183 gene encoding DENN domain and WD repeat-containing protein SCD1, producing MSRIFEYFVVCGIGPEIRTMDGNKGYHGTGCLYLPSLLDQYPPPNHTLYPSPPPQLSTCVLPAGVEFYSSGFDSNDPASFPRSYPIVLTEGDGSKIYVSCISFRDPVCEDIAEAYRIQANSYADKCICLVSRLPSFRVLKSALEEIFALCFSPNGSSKPLWDVIAHMVSSVPLPTPGKERVLFAIESCLLSVEAPPIDWLPHADISFQPLVQCLDVDNLLSLFTAVLLERRILLRANKYSLLTLASEAICHLIYPFRWQHVYIPLLFFSGVDYIDAPTPYMMGLYSGVDTSALAIDGVVVVDLEYNRITTSEEIPPIPEPEFSLLRGEIMKLLYPNVIGIDEMNTGIYSVSEHYPKLRAKQWGEEHDLQLRMIFLKFFATVLSGYRNFLENSATQVFNSQAFLKKRSRSTNQPPEPMIAQFLDSHGFLDYLERGVGSDENNNNLLDKLQDAIGRGQNPMSILPSSSVEPEILTVSDSDIGISGSGAKYTYDRFPANIRTEEQEEKRKQILAAVSNAFEYSGRHTPSKDPLADSLSPDERAAERDRMVLDIQVKLQGLWLRLLKLGATDDPLSSFEYGTILALIESDAEGIGGSGFVECIREHIHSGWDCHLTEEQFIAVKELLKTAINRATSRNDLLTIRDALEVSSDMYKKDNNNVLDYVQRHLISLSIWEELRFWEGYFDYLMEQSSNKSANYASLVTAQLVVLASHMAGLGLPDNDAWYMIETIAERNSIGSNQFIKIRGFLSHIQQLRNGYWGITSMKAQSVLLLALPSPHSKDAKDENQQPTEATGVGRNWVQSMFSRNTTTRSSSFSRVRRWTSDGGNSATNENGTPRKQDLSSGGQKKLQTNVRILRGHNGAITALHCVTKREVWDLVGDREDAGFFISGSTDCSVKIWDPSLRGSELRATLKGHTRTIRAISSDRGKVVSGSDDQSVLVWDKQTTQLLEELKGHDGPVSCVRTLSGERVLTASHDGTVKMWDVRTDRCVATVGRCSSAVLCMEYDDNVGVLAAAGRDVVANIWDIRASRQMHKLSGHTQWIRSIRMVGDTVITGSDDWTARIWSVSRGTMDAVLACHAGPILCVEYSSLDRGIITGSTDGLLRFWENDDGGIRCAKNVTIHNAAILSINAGEHWLGIGAADNSLSLFHRPQERLGGFSGTGSKMAGWQLYRTPQKTVAMVRCVASDLERKRICSGGRNGLIRLWDATINI from the exons ATGTCTCGAATCTTCGAGTACTTCGTGGTGTGCGGGATCGGACCCGAGATTCGAACCATGGACGGAAACAAAGGGTACCATGGCACTGGTTGCTTGTACCTTCCTTCTCTTCTCGACCAGTATCCTCCCCCCAATCACACTCTCTACCCTTCTCCGCCGCCTCAGCTTTCCACA TGTGTTCTACCCGCCGGCGTTGAATTTTATTCCTCAGGATTTGATTCCAATGATCCTGCCTCGTTTCCGCGGAGCTATCCGATTGTTTTGACCG AGGGTGATGGATCAAAAATTTATGTCAGCTGCATTTCTTTCCGGGATCCAGTTTGTGAGGATATTGCAGAGGCCTACCGGATTCAGGCAAATTCATATGCTGACAAATGCATCTGTCTGGTTTCACGCTTGCCAAGTTTCCGCGTACTAAAAAGTGCTCTAGAGGAAATATTTGCTCTGTGTTTTTCCCCAAATGGAAGTAG CAAGCCTCTATGGGATGTTATAGCACATATGGTATCTAGTGTGCCTTTGCCAACTCCTGGAAAGGAGCGAGTTCTGTTTGCTATTGAGAGTTGTCTGCTTTCTGTAGAGGCTCCACCTATTGATTGGCTTCCCCATGCTGAT ATATCATTTCAGCCTCTGGTGCAGTGCTTGGATGTTGACAACTTATTGAGCCTTTTTACAGCAGTGTTGCTTGAGAGAAGAATTTTGCTTCGAGCTAAtaa GTATTCACTTCTAACTCTTGCATCAGAAGCCATTTGTCACTTAATCTACCCATTCCGATGGCAG CATGTATACATTCCGTTGCTGTTTTTCAGTGGAGTAGATTATATTGATGCTCCTACACCATATATGATGGGACTCTATTCGGGTGTTGATACTTCTGCTCTGGCAATTGATGGG GTTGTTGTTGTGGACCTTGAGTATAATCGTATCACTACCTCAGAGGAAATTCCTCCTATTCCTGAGCCAGAATTCAGCCTTTTGCGTGGTGAGATAATGAAGCTATTATATCCCAATGTAATTGGAATTGATGAGATGAACACTGGAATATACAGTGTGTCTGAGCATTATCCTAAACTTAGGGCTAAGCAATGGGGAGAGGAACACGACCTTCAGCTAAG GATGATATTCCTAAAGTTCTTTGCAACAGTTTTAAGTGGCTATCGCAATTTCCTA GAAAATAGTGCTACTCAGGTCTTCAACTCTCAAGCTTTTTTGAAGAAGCGGTCTCGATCTACTAACCAACCACCAGAGCCCATG ATAGCTCAGTTCCTAGACTCTCATGGTTTCTTGGATTATTTGGAAAGAGGAGTAGGTTCTGATGAAAACAACAATAATCTGCTTGATAAGCTACAAGATGCAATTGGAAGGGGTCAAAACCCTATGTCAATTCTTCCTTCATCCTCAGTAGAACCTGAGATTTTAACAGTATCAGATTCTGATATTGGAATATCAG GATCTGGTGCCAAGTACACTTATGATAGATTTCCTGCAAATATCAGAacagaagaacaagaagaaaagaggaaacAGATTCTTGCAGCAGTTAGTAATGCTTTTGAGTACTCAGGAAGGCATACTCCTAG TAAGGATCCTTTAGCAGATAGTCTTAGTCCAGACGAGAGAGCT GCTGAAAGGGATCGCATGGTGCTAGATATTCAGGTTAAGCTGCAG GGTTTATGGCTGCGGCTTCTTAAACTGGGAGCAACAGATGATCCTCTCTCATCCTTTGAATATGGAACGATACTCG CTTTGATTGAATCTGATGCAGAGGGGATTGGCGGTAGTGGATTTGTTGAATGTATAAGAGAGCATATACATTCG GGTTGGGACTGTCATCTCACTGAAGAACAGTTTATTGCAGTGAAAGAATTG cttaaaaCAGCTATTAATCGCGCAACATCACGTAATGACTTGTTGACCATTAGAGATGCTCTTGAAGTTTCTTCTGATATGTATaagaaagataataataatgtgCTGGACTACGTCCAACGTCATCTTATCTCTTTATCTATTTGGGAGGAATTACG ATTTTGGGAAGGATATTTTGACTATTTAATGGAGCAATCTTCAAACaa GTCTGCCAACTATGCATCTTTGGTGACAGCTCAGCTTGTTGTGTTGGCATCACACATG GCTGGGCTGGGACTTCCTGATAATGATGCTTGGTACATGATCGAAACAATTGCAGAGAGGAACAGCATCGGATCCAATCAATTT ATAAAGATCAGAGGGTTCTTGTCTCATATCCAGCAATTACGTAATGGATACTGGGGAATCACCTCAATGAAAGCACAGTCTGTGTTATTACTTGCATTGCCATCCCCGCATTCTAAAGATGCCAAAGATGAGAACCAGCAACCCACTGAGGCAACTGGTGTTGGTAGAAACTGGGTGCAGAGTATGTTCAGCCGAAATACAACAACTAGATCCAGCTCATTTAGTCGTGTTCGTAGATGGACGTCTGATGGAGGAAACTCAG CTACAAATGAGAATGGGACTCCTCGCAAACAAGATCTGTCAAGTGGTGGCCAGAAAAAGCTTCAAACCAATGTTCGCATACTTAGGGGTCATAATGGTGCCATTACTGCTCTCCATTGTGTTACAAAAAGAGAAGTGTGGGATTTGGTTGGTGACCGTGAAGATGCTGGTTTTTTTATTAGTGGAAGCACCGACTGCTCA GTTAAGATCTGGGATCCTAGTCTTCGTGGTTCTGAACTCAGGGCAACTTTAAAAGGCCATACTAG AACTATCCGCGCCATAAGTTCAGATAGGGGGAAGGTGGTGTCAGGATCTGATGATCAGTCTGTTTTGGTGTGGGATAAGCAAACAACTCAACTTCTAGAAGAGCTTAAAGGCCATGATGGACCG GTCAGCTGTGTGCGCACGCTCTCCGGGGAACGTGTGTTAACTGCATCCCATGATGGCACCGTGAAGATGTGGGATGTAAGAACAGATAGATGTGTTGCAACTGTTGGCCGTTGCTCTAGTGCTGTTCTATGCATGGAATATGATGACAATGTGGGAGTCTTGGCTGCGGCTGGAAGAGACgt GGTTGCTAACATATGGGATATCCGTGCTAGTAGGCAGATGCATAAACTTTCAGGACATACACAATGGATACG GTCCATAAGAATGGTTGGTGACACTGTGATTACTGGTAGTGATGATTGGACGGCAAGAATATGGTCTGTTTCCCGAGGAACAATGGATGCTGTCTTAGCTTGCCATGCTGGGCCAATATTATGTGTTGAGTATTCTTCTTTAGACAGAGGAATAATTACAG GGTCCACTGATGGCCTGCTACGTTTTTGGGAAAATGATGATG GAGGTATACGCTGTGCAAAAAATGTAACAATTCACAATGCTGCCATATTATCTATCAATGCTGGGGAGCACTGGTTAGGCATTGGAGCAGCTGATAATTCTTTGTCGCTCTTTCACCGGCCCCAAGAAAGACTTGGTGGTTTTTCTGGCACTGGGTCCAAGATGGCTGGTTGGCAGCTTTACAGAACACCACAGAAAACAGTTGCTATG
- the LOC114421184 gene encoding aluminum-activated malate transporter 9-like isoform X2, whose protein sequence is MAPKLAKTGSFRHGLAEKKEKEKLLSAAKSSSSYSEIGIGIGMMQQEEEQSWWNTFKRVAEKALEMGRSDPRKIIFSAKLGLALTILSLLIFLKEPFADLSSYCVWAILTVVVVFEFNIGATLSKGVNGGMGTLLAGGLALGMAELSTLGGKWEELIIIMCTFITGEFVDIAINRFVLIALGAAVSLGVNICIYPIWAGEDLHNLVTKNFMGVATSLEGVVNHYLHCVEYKKVPSKILTYQAADDPIYNGYRSAVESTSKEDSLMGFAVWEPPHGHYKMLKYPWKNYVKLSGALRHCAFMVMAMHGCILSEIQAPAEKRLVFRSELQRVGSEGAKVLRELGNKVKKMEKLGRGDLLYEVHEAAEELQQKIDKKSYLLVNSESWEIGNHSREEESDSQQQGLFNMDEERKFLEYKSLSEAVLDLRTVEAPNTWEGNLTLGNSPDVPATDASENMFRKKISRPSHIYYHKSNAEAESKTFESASSLSVTTFTSLLIEFVARLQNLVDSFEELSEVASFVDPLEQQAPVASHWLFNCSKFKD, encoded by the exons atggCTCCGAAATTGGCGAAAACAGGGTCGTTCCGTCACGGTTTGgcggagaagaaggagaaggagaagctTCTCTCGGCGGCGAAGAGTAGTAGTAGTTATTCAGAGATAGGAATAGGAATTGGCATGATGCAACAAGAGGAAGAGCAATCGTGGTGGAACACGTTTAAGCGCGTCGCTGAGAAGGCATTGGAAATGGGTCGTTCTGATCCAAGGAAGATTATCTTCTCTGCAAAATTGGGCCTTGCTTTGACcattctttctcttttgattttcCTCAAAGAACCCTTCGCGGATTTGAGCAGCTACTGCGTCTGGGCCATTCTAACTGTTGTCGTAGTCTTTGAATTCAACATAG GGGCAACTCTGAGCAAAGGAGTAAACGGTGGAATGGGGACCTTGTTGGCTGGAGGACTTGCTCTGGGGATGGCAGAGTTATCAACATTGGGTGGAAAATGGGAGGAACTTATAATCATTATGTGTACCTTCATT ACAGGGGAATTTGTTGATATAGCTATAAATAGATTTGTTCTCATTGCACTTGGTGCTGCTGTATCTTTGGGAGTCAATATCTGCATATACCCTATCTGGGCTGGTGAGGATCTGCATAATCTTGTCACCAAAAATTTCATGGGTGTTGCAACATCTTTGGAAG GTGTTGTCAATCACTACCTTCATTGTGTTGAATATAAGAAGGTGCCATCTAAAATTCTTACTTACCAAGCTGCTGATGACCCAATTTACAATGGCTACAGATCAGCTGTTGAATCTACAAGTAAAGAAGATTCATTG ATGGGATTTGCTGTCTGGGAACCACCACATGGTCATTACAAAATGCTTAAATATCCATGGAAGAATTATGTGAAATTAAGTGGGGCTCTAAGGCATTGTGCATTTATGGTCATGGCTATGCATGGATGCATACTTTCTGAAATACAG GCCCCAGCTGAGAAGAGACTAGTTTTCCGCAGTGAGCTTCAGAGGGTAGGTTCTGAAGGAGCAAAAGTGTTGCGTGAACTTggaaacaaagttaaaaagaTGGAGAAACTAGGTCGTGGAGACTTGCTGTATGAAGTGCACGAGGCAGCAGAGGAATTGCAACAGAAGATTGATAAAAAGTCTTACCTTCTTGTCAATTCAGAGAGCTGGGAAATTGGAAACCACTCAAGAGAAGAGGAGAGTGATTCTCAACAACAAGGCCTCTTTAACATGGACGAAGAAAGAAAATTTCTCGAGTACAAGTCTCTCAGTGAAGCAGTTCTTGATCTCAGAACAGTTGAAGCTCCAAATACCTGGGAAGGAAATTTAACTCTAGGCAATAGCCCTGATGTGCCTGCAACCGATGCCTCTGAAAACATGTTCAGGAAAAAGATTTCTCGGCCTTCTCATATTTATTACCATAAATCAAATGCCGAGGCCGAATCAAAAACTTTCGAAAGTGCTAGTTCTCTATCTGTAACAACATTTACATCGCTTCTAATTGAATTTGTAGCAAGGCTTCAAAACCTGGTGGATTCATTCGAGGAATTAAGTGAAGTAGCAAGCTTTGTTGACCCCCTTGAGCAACAAGCACCAGTAGCATCTCATTGGTTGTTTAACTGCTCCAAATTCAAGGACTGA
- the LOC114421184 gene encoding aluminum-activated malate transporter 9-like isoform X1: MAPKLAKTGSFRHGLAEKKEKEKLLSAAKSSSSYSEIGIGIGMMQQEEEQSWWNTFKRVAEKALEMGRSDPRKIIFSAKLGLALTILSLLIFLKEPFADLSSYCVWAILTVVVVFEFNIGATLSKGVNGGMGTLLAGGLALGMAELSTLGGKWEELIIIMCTFIVGFCATYTKLYPTFKPYEYGFRMFLITYCFISVSGYQTGEFVDIAINRFVLIALGAAVSLGVNICIYPIWAGEDLHNLVTKNFMGVATSLEGVVNHYLHCVEYKKVPSKILTYQAADDPIYNGYRSAVESTSKEDSLMGFAVWEPPHGHYKMLKYPWKNYVKLSGALRHCAFMVMAMHGCILSEIQAPAEKRLVFRSELQRVGSEGAKVLRELGNKVKKMEKLGRGDLLYEVHEAAEELQQKIDKKSYLLVNSESWEIGNHSREEESDSQQQGLFNMDEERKFLEYKSLSEAVLDLRTVEAPNTWEGNLTLGNSPDVPATDASENMFRKKISRPSHIYYHKSNAEAESKTFESASSLSVTTFTSLLIEFVARLQNLVDSFEELSEVASFVDPLEQQAPVASHWLFNCSKFKD, encoded by the exons atggCTCCGAAATTGGCGAAAACAGGGTCGTTCCGTCACGGTTTGgcggagaagaaggagaaggagaagctTCTCTCGGCGGCGAAGAGTAGTAGTAGTTATTCAGAGATAGGAATAGGAATTGGCATGATGCAACAAGAGGAAGAGCAATCGTGGTGGAACACGTTTAAGCGCGTCGCTGAGAAGGCATTGGAAATGGGTCGTTCTGATCCAAGGAAGATTATCTTCTCTGCAAAATTGGGCCTTGCTTTGACcattctttctcttttgattttcCTCAAAGAACCCTTCGCGGATTTGAGCAGCTACTGCGTCTGGGCCATTCTAACTGTTGTCGTAGTCTTTGAATTCAACATAG GGGCAACTCTGAGCAAAGGAGTAAACGGTGGAATGGGGACCTTGTTGGCTGGAGGACTTGCTCTGGGGATGGCAGAGTTATCAACATTGGGTGGAAAATGGGAGGAACTTATAATCATTATGTGTACCTTCATTGTAG GATTTTGTGCCACCTATACAAAACTATACCCTACTTTTAAGCCTTATGAATACGGGTTTCGCATGTTCTTGATCACGTATTGTTTCATCTCTGTATCCGGGTATCAGACAGGGGAATTTGTTGATATAGCTATAAATAGATTTGTTCTCATTGCACTTGGTGCTGCTGTATCTTTGGGAGTCAATATCTGCATATACCCTATCTGGGCTGGTGAGGATCTGCATAATCTTGTCACCAAAAATTTCATGGGTGTTGCAACATCTTTGGAAG GTGTTGTCAATCACTACCTTCATTGTGTTGAATATAAGAAGGTGCCATCTAAAATTCTTACTTACCAAGCTGCTGATGACCCAATTTACAATGGCTACAGATCAGCTGTTGAATCTACAAGTAAAGAAGATTCATTG ATGGGATTTGCTGTCTGGGAACCACCACATGGTCATTACAAAATGCTTAAATATCCATGGAAGAATTATGTGAAATTAAGTGGGGCTCTAAGGCATTGTGCATTTATGGTCATGGCTATGCATGGATGCATACTTTCTGAAATACAG GCCCCAGCTGAGAAGAGACTAGTTTTCCGCAGTGAGCTTCAGAGGGTAGGTTCTGAAGGAGCAAAAGTGTTGCGTGAACTTggaaacaaagttaaaaagaTGGAGAAACTAGGTCGTGGAGACTTGCTGTATGAAGTGCACGAGGCAGCAGAGGAATTGCAACAGAAGATTGATAAAAAGTCTTACCTTCTTGTCAATTCAGAGAGCTGGGAAATTGGAAACCACTCAAGAGAAGAGGAGAGTGATTCTCAACAACAAGGCCTCTTTAACATGGACGAAGAAAGAAAATTTCTCGAGTACAAGTCTCTCAGTGAAGCAGTTCTTGATCTCAGAACAGTTGAAGCTCCAAATACCTGGGAAGGAAATTTAACTCTAGGCAATAGCCCTGATGTGCCTGCAACCGATGCCTCTGAAAACATGTTCAGGAAAAAGATTTCTCGGCCTTCTCATATTTATTACCATAAATCAAATGCCGAGGCCGAATCAAAAACTTTCGAAAGTGCTAGTTCTCTATCTGTAACAACATTTACATCGCTTCTAATTGAATTTGTAGCAAGGCTTCAAAACCTGGTGGATTCATTCGAGGAATTAAGTGAAGTAGCAAGCTTTGTTGACCCCCTTGAGCAACAAGCACCAGTAGCATCTCATTGGTTGTTTAACTGCTCCAAATTCAAGGACTGA
- the LOC114421185 gene encoding uncharacterized protein LOC114421185, with protein MEESKFGQTDQRKRVRDESDSVLNSPDSLKHPRAESNLSESLRVDSDEFELARLDPVLLNMLNDAENVAEREPTVLDSVIKSFEEEILSPVPNPNLASEADVFKPNLGYLLEASDDELGLPPTVAPSEDVLKPETVDSDRVGPEGMDLTGFLGFEDDIRSYEGFGFVGYDVGDNGGGYVTIDGLFDYAEPGADILWRSESLQAL; from the coding sequence atggaggaATCCAAATTCGGCCAAACCGACCAGCGAAAGCGAGTTCGCGACGAGTCGGACTCGGTCCTCAACTCGCCCGACTCGTTAAAGCATCCCCGAGCCGAGTCTAACTTGTCCGAGTCTCTCCGAGTTGACTCGGACGAGTTTGAACTCGCGCGGCTCGACCCGGTTCTTCTCAACATGCTGAATGACGCGGAGAATGTGGCGGAGCGTGAACCCACCGTGCTTGACTCTGTTATTAAGAGTTTCGAAGAAGAAATACTTTCTCCGGTTCCGAACCCGAACCTAGCATCCGAGGCAGATGTGTTTAAGCCGAACCTAGGGTACTTATTGGAAGCATCCGACGACGAGCTAGGGTTGCCGCCGACGGTGGCGCCAAGCGAGGATGTGTTGAAACCCGAAACAGTTGATTCGGATCGTGTTGGACCAGAAGGAATGGATCTGACTGGGTTTTTGGGGTTTGAAGATGATATTCGTAGCTACGAAGGTTTTGGGTTTGTGGGGTATGATGTGGGAGATAACGGTGGTGGTTATGTGACGATAGATGGGTTGTTTGACTATGCGGAACCCGGTGCCGATATTTTGTGGCGGTCGGAGTCGTTGCAGGCTTTGTAG